In Pedobacter sp. WC2423, the following are encoded in one genomic region:
- a CDS encoding LLM class flavin-dependent oxidoreductase: MELGISMFGDLRVDPITNKFQPARQRLGEIIEEIKLMDELGLDYFGIGEHHRPDFSVSSPEILLAAAAVVTKNIKLGSAVSVLSSADPVKLYQNFAMVDLLSNGRAELMAGRGSFIESFPLFGNNLNDYNELFTEKLDLLLKINKEETITWKGKFRPELVNQQVLPRAVDNNLPIWIAVGGTPESVIRAGKLGLPLMIAIIGGSPSQFKPLFNLYREEYQKAGHDMAKFQVGIHAHAFFGENADEVAANYYPLYAAQMDRIGKSRGWPPYTKYQFDYGRQKEGALFVGDAEAAIDKILYAQEMFGLTRFAAHMDVGAPAHNDMMKSIEIFGTKIAPKVREALKK, from the coding sequence ATGGAATTAGGTATTAGTATGTTCGGGGATTTACGTGTTGATCCAATAACAAATAAATTTCAACCTGCCCGGCAACGACTGGGTGAGATTATTGAAGAGATCAAATTAATGGACGAACTGGGGCTGGATTATTTCGGTATCGGAGAACATCACCGTCCTGATTTTTCAGTTTCAAGTCCTGAAATATTATTGGCAGCAGCGGCTGTGGTAACTAAAAACATCAAATTAGGTAGTGCAGTAAGTGTATTAAGTTCTGCTGATCCGGTAAAGTTGTATCAAAACTTTGCGATGGTTGATTTATTGTCCAATGGTCGTGCAGAACTGATGGCAGGCCGTGGAAGTTTTATCGAATCGTTCCCTTTATTCGGAAATAATCTGAATGATTACAATGAATTGTTTACAGAAAAGCTAGACTTATTATTAAAAATAAATAAAGAAGAAACCATTACCTGGAAGGGAAAATTCAGACCGGAACTGGTTAATCAGCAGGTTTTGCCAAGAGCGGTCGATAACAATTTACCAATCTGGATTGCTGTGGGTGGTACTCCGGAGTCTGTGATCAGGGCTGGTAAATTAGGCTTGCCTTTAATGATCGCTATCATTGGCGGCTCCCCAAGCCAGTTTAAACCTTTATTTAACTTATATAGAGAAGAATATCAAAAGGCCGGTCACGATATGGCTAAGTTTCAGGTGGGCATACATGCGCATGCATTCTTTGGGGAAAATGCGGATGAGGTAGCTGCTAACTATTATCCGTTATATGCGGCACAAATGGACAGAATAGGGAAATCACGCGGATGGCCGCCTTATACTAAATACCAGTTTGATTATGGCAGACAAAAAGAGGGAGCATTATTTGTAGGCGATGCTGAAGCAGCAATTGACAAGATTTTATATGCACAGGAGATGTTTGGTCTGACACGCTTTGCAGCACATATGGATGTTGGCGCTCCTGCACACAATGATATGATGAAGTCTATCGAGATTTTCGGAACTAAAATCGCTCCGAAAGTTCGTGAAGCATTAAAAAAATAA
- a CDS encoding YajQ family cyclic di-GMP-binding protein: MPTFDIVSKVDAQTLDNAMNNAKKEILNRYDFSTSQSTIDHDKKTNVITIVTEDDMRLKAIEDSIISRMVKQNLDPKSLDFGKEQYASGNMIRKEVSIKEGIDKDVAKKIVAKIKASGLKVQASVMDDQLRVQSKNIDDLQKVISLCKSEDFGQPLQYINMRN, encoded by the coding sequence ATGCCCACTTTCGATATCGTAAGTAAAGTTGACGCGCAGACATTGGATAATGCAATGAACAACGCAAAAAAAGAGATTCTTAACCGTTATGATTTCTCTACCTCTCAGAGTACTATTGACCATGACAAGAAAACAAATGTGATCACCATTGTTACTGAAGATGACATGCGTCTGAAAGCCATTGAAGATTCCATTATTTCCCGTATGGTGAAACAAAATCTGGATCCTAAAAGTCTTGACTTTGGAAAGGAACAATATGCTTCTGGTAATATGATCAGGAAAGAAGTTTCTATCAAAGAAGGAATTGACAAAGATGTCGCCAAAAAGATAGTTGCAAAAATCAAAGCCAGCGGCCTTAAAGTCCAGGCTTCTGTAATGGACGATCAGTTGCGTGTACAAAGCAAAAACATTGATGATCTTCAAAAGGTTATTTCGCTTTGTAAAAGTGAAGATTTCGGACAGCCGCTTCAATATATCAACATGCGTAACTAA
- a CDS encoding nicotinamide mononucleotide adenylyltransferase gives MEREILDTKRKALNINLNPDIYGTFAEIGAGQEVARNFFTAGAASGTVAKTMSAYDMTFSDAIYGVEETGRYVSQSRLTKMLNHEFGLLTERLYGEKYETRSFFAFADTVTTLNYNKSNDPHGWIGIKFQTEPGGEPNEIFFHVRLLDTDAALQQNVLGIIGVNLVYAAFYYHTDPKRMIESLADNLTVGSVEIDLISVNGPAFKNINNILLNLYLIVKDFSDAAIFDSLGNPCLPKDLLYKKDIMILRTKYAQKSLPNFSMFNKAVDQFKRTEAVKKDNLSVLIEVLLSNVLTADEEIPEDIDLEAVALRAEELCKTGNLVIVSNFARHNKLAKYLDRCKPKSVGISTNINNLKFVFNSYNFGENYSSMLLSYVSDMFTKNVKLFAYPFLDKKSNQVITTVNMPVTPEAKPLFDFLILNGYITDIKEYSETDVKTV, from the coding sequence ATGGAAAGAGAAATTCTTGATACCAAGCGTAAAGCCCTGAATATTAATCTAAACCCTGATATTTATGGAACTTTTGCTGAGATCGGAGCGGGACAGGAAGTAGCGCGCAATTTTTTTACTGCGGGTGCGGCTTCAGGAACAGTAGCTAAAACCATGTCTGCCTATGACATGACTTTTAGTGATGCAATTTACGGGGTAGAAGAAACCGGAAGATACGTGAGTCAATCCAGGCTGACGAAAATGCTGAACCATGAATTTGGTTTGCTGACTGAAAGACTATATGGTGAAAAATATGAAACAAGGAGTTTTTTCGCTTTTGCAGATACAGTTACTACCCTGAACTATAATAAATCAAATGATCCGCATGGGTGGATTGGTATTAAATTTCAGACTGAACCCGGTGGTGAGCCTAATGAGATCTTTTTCCATGTGCGTTTACTGGATACCGATGCTGCACTTCAGCAAAACGTACTGGGTATAATTGGCGTGAACCTGGTTTATGCAGCTTTCTATTACCATACTGATCCAAAAAGAATGATTGAATCGCTTGCAGATAACCTGACTGTAGGTTCTGTAGAGATAGATCTGATTTCTGTAAATGGCCCGGCTTTTAAAAACATCAATAATATCCTGCTGAATCTTTACCTGATTGTAAAGGATTTCTCAGATGCGGCCATTTTTGATTCCCTTGGAAATCCATGCCTGCCTAAAGATCTTTTGTACAAAAAGGATATTATGATTTTGCGGACAAAATATGCGCAGAAATCTTTACCTAACTTTAGTATGTTCAACAAAGCTGTAGATCAGTTTAAAAGGACAGAAGCTGTAAAGAAAGACAACCTGAGTGTGCTAATTGAGGTCCTGTTGTCAAACGTTCTGACCGCTGATGAAGAAATTCCTGAAGATATTGATCTGGAAGCAGTAGCGCTAAGGGCTGAAGAGTTATGTAAAACAGGCAACCTGGTGATTGTTTCCAACTTTGCGAGACATAATAAATTAGCTAAATATCTGGACAGGTGTAAACCGAAAAGTGTAGGTATTTCAACAAACATCAATAACCTGAAATTTGTATTCAACTCTTATAATTTCGGGGAGAACTATTCCAGCATGCTGTTAAGTTACGTAAGCGATATGTTTACCAAAAATGTAAAACTGTTTGCTTACCCTTTCCTGGATAAAAAATCTAATCAAGTAATTACCACAGTAAATATGCCGGTGACACCGGAGGCCAAACCACTTTTTGACTTCCTGATCCTGAACGGATATATTACAGATATCAAAGAATACAGTGAAACAGATGTGAAGACCGTTTAA
- a CDS encoding acyl carrier protein, whose amino-acid sequence MMDREVIISAIKEVAAPYTQDKEALDQLSETTSFITDLKINSANLVDIVLDLEEKFGIEIDNDSMSKMLDVKSTLDVIEDKLAEK is encoded by the coding sequence ATGATGGATAGAGAAGTTATCATTTCCGCTATTAAAGAAGTTGCAGCGCCTTATACTCAGGACAAGGAAGCATTGGATCAGCTCAGTGAGACTACAAGTTTCATTACAGACCTGAAAATCAACTCTGCCAACCTGGTAGATATTGTGCTGGACCTGGAAGAAAAGTTCGGCATAGAGATCGATAATGATTCCATGTCAAAAATGCTGGATGTTAAATCAACACTCGATGTTATTGAAGATAAACTAGCTGAAAAATGA
- a CDS encoding GNAT family N-acetyltransferase gives MEIADNGFIFSDDKSKINAVAVHLFLSTKSYWAEGIPLETVKRSIDNSLCFGIYKETRQIGFARWITDRATFAYLADVYVEEEFRGIGLSKKLMSLMLFHPDLQGLRRYMLATRDAHSLYSQYGFEPLETPENIMAVTVKDIYKKQED, from the coding sequence ATGGAAATTGCTGATAACGGCTTTATTTTTTCGGACGACAAAAGCAAAATCAACGCAGTTGCTGTTCATCTTTTCCTGAGTACCAAATCTTACTGGGCTGAGGGAATTCCATTAGAAACAGTCAAAAGATCTATTGATAACTCTCTTTGCTTTGGAATCTATAAAGAAACCCGGCAAATAGGATTTGCCAGATGGATTACTGACCGTGCTACGTTCGCTTACCTGGCAGATGTATATGTGGAGGAAGAGTTCCGTGGTATTGGACTCTCGAAAAAACTAATGTCGCTTATGCTTTTCCATCCTGATCTTCAGGGTCTGAGAAGGTACATGCTGGCCACAAGGGACGCACATAGTCTTTACAGTCAATATGGTTTTGAGCCACTGGAAACACCAGAAAATATAATGGCGGTTACGGTCAAAGACATTTATAAAAAGCAGGAAGATTAA
- a CDS encoding exopolyphosphatase produces the protein MLRYAAIDVGSNAVRLLIADITHNDNGFGFKKNTLVRVPLRLGDDAFLDHKISARKIEDLIKTMQAFKNLMEVYQVTKYLACATSSMREAQNGLEIIKMIKEKANIDLEIIEGQREANIIYANHIEDDLDIKKNYLYIDVGGGSTELSVFVNKVPVASKSFDIGTIRILDNQDKEETWEEMRLWVKDQTKYHKNLAGIGTGGNINKLYKMANEKEGMPLTFLKLKSLYNQLNSHSLKERIQIFNLNPDRADVIIPASEIFITLMKWTGIKQIHVPRVGMADGIINLLIEENLNK, from the coding sequence ATGCTCAGATATGCAGCAATTGACGTTGGCTCTAATGCCGTTAGACTGCTTATTGCAGATATAACACACAATGATAATGGGTTTGGTTTTAAAAAGAATACCCTGGTCAGGGTTCCTTTAAGATTAGGTGATGATGCCTTTTTAGACCATAAAATATCTGCACGCAAAATCGAAGACCTGATCAAAACTATGCAGGCCTTTAAAAATCTGATGGAAGTGTATCAGGTGACTAAATACCTGGCTTGTGCAACCTCTTCGATGAGGGAAGCACAAAACGGACTTGAAATCATTAAAATGATCAAAGAGAAGGCCAATATAGATCTGGAGATTATTGAAGGGCAGAGAGAGGCCAATATCATTTATGCCAACCATATTGAAGATGATCTTGATATCAAGAAAAACTATCTTTACATAGATGTAGGTGGTGGTAGTACAGAACTATCAGTATTTGTCAATAAAGTGCCAGTTGCTTCTAAATCATTTGATATCGGGACAATCAGAATCCTGGACAATCAGGATAAAGAAGAAACCTGGGAAGAAATGAGACTCTGGGTGAAAGATCAGACTAAATATCATAAAAACCTTGCCGGAATAGGAACCGGAGGAAATATCAATAAATTGTATAAAATGGCGAATGAAAAAGAGGGGATGCCGCTGACTTTTCTGAAGCTGAAATCTCTTTACAACCAGTTGAACAGCCATTCTTTAAAAGAACGTATCCAGATTTTTAACCTGAATCCTGATCGTGCCGATGTAATCATTCCAGCGAGTGAAATCTTTATCACCCTGATGAAATGGACGGGTATCAAGCAGATCCATGTACCAAGAGTTGGTATGGCTGACGGAATTATTAATCTGTTAATAGAAGAGAATCTGAATAAATAA
- the ppk1 gene encoding polyphosphate kinase 1, whose protein sequence is MTKKKVPFLNRELSWLYFNERVLQEATDETVPLIERIKFLSIFSSNLEEFYRVRVATLTRLSNLNDKAKELLGFNPKKVLNEIKNIVVKQERKFEQLFQATLINELAQNRIFILNDTQLNVARGEFVKEHFRDKILSNLVPIMIDMEKPFPELRDRYLYFFVRLKKKTGRKDEKYALIELPPDLPRFLVLPETNGLKFIILAEDIIKYCLDDIFYVFRYDEMDAYSIQLTRDAELDIDKNVSDKFIDELKTSLDKRKKGKPMRLLYDTEMPFDMLGVLVAKMKIEAESLIPGNRYHKFGDFIRFPNVGDKSLEYPANVPLKVFGLHRTQSIFNKLAERDYLVNLPYQSYDYIILFLREAAIDPKVTAINITLYRLAENSRVINALINAAKNGKKVNCLVELKARFDERANIFWTNRLEEEGVHVNYGLTDYKVHSKICLVTRIEKGRPVYYANLATGNFNEKTAKLYCDHSIFTAKKEITHDLIKLFAALNKRTVATGFKYLIVSPLESRTKFYTLIDREIKIAKSGKPAYLIFKVNSLADEGIVEKLYDASNAGVKIKLIVRGICCLVPGVKDFSENITVISIIDKFLEHARVFIFGNNGKEEMFLSSGDLMSRNFEHRVEVGFPVLDEDVKQEIRDIIDFQLQDNVKARDITRLNNNKYHKNRLSTKVRAQVQTYNYLKNKHQ, encoded by the coding sequence ATGACAAAGAAGAAGGTCCCATTTTTAAATAGAGAACTCAGCTGGTTATATTTCAATGAACGGGTTTTACAGGAGGCAACAGATGAAACTGTTCCGCTAATTGAAAGAATTAAATTTTTGTCTATTTTCTCTTCTAACCTGGAAGAATTTTACCGGGTACGTGTAGCTACATTGACCAGGTTGTCTAATTTAAACGACAAGGCCAAAGAACTTTTAGGGTTTAATCCTAAAAAGGTACTGAACGAGATTAAAAATATCGTCGTTAAACAAGAGCGTAAGTTTGAACAATTATTTCAGGCTACGCTGATTAACGAACTTGCACAGAACAGGATTTTTATTCTGAACGATACACAACTCAATGTGGCCAGGGGAGAGTTTGTAAAAGAACATTTCCGGGATAAGATACTTTCCAACCTGGTACCGATCATGATTGATATGGAAAAACCATTTCCAGAACTCAGAGACCGGTACCTGTACTTTTTTGTAAGGCTTAAAAAGAAAACCGGCAGAAAAGATGAAAAGTATGCATTGATAGAATTACCTCCCGATCTGCCAAGGTTTCTGGTACTGCCGGAGACTAACGGATTAAAATTTATTATCCTCGCTGAAGATATTATCAAATACTGTCTGGATGACATCTTTTACGTATTCAGATATGATGAAATGGATGCTTATTCCATTCAGCTCACCAGAGACGCTGAACTTGATATCGATAAAAATGTAAGTGATAAGTTTATTGATGAATTAAAGACCAGCCTTGATAAGCGTAAAAAAGGTAAACCTATGCGTTTACTTTATGATACAGAAATGCCATTTGATATGTTAGGTGTGCTGGTGGCTAAAATGAAAATTGAAGCAGAAAGCCTGATTCCCGGTAACCGTTATCATAAATTTGGCGATTTTATCCGTTTTCCGAATGTCGGAGATAAAAGTCTGGAATATCCAGCAAACGTACCACTGAAGGTTTTCGGTTTACACCGTACCCAGAGTATCTTTAACAAACTTGCAGAGAGAGATTACCTGGTGAATTTGCCCTATCAATCTTACGATTATATCATTCTTTTTCTTCGGGAAGCAGCGATTGATCCTAAAGTTACTGCGATCAATATTACACTTTACCGTCTGGCTGAGAATTCAAGGGTGATTAATGCGCTGATTAACGCGGCAAAAAATGGTAAGAAAGTTAACTGTCTGGTGGAGCTTAAAGCACGATTTGATGAAAGAGCGAATATCTTCTGGACCAACAGGCTGGAAGAAGAAGGTGTGCATGTAAACTATGGTTTAACTGATTATAAGGTCCATTCTAAAATCTGCCTGGTTACCCGTATAGAAAAAGGCCGCCCCGTTTATTATGCGAATCTGGCAACTGGTAATTTCAATGAGAAAACCGCTAAATTATATTGTGACCATAGTATTTTTACGGCTAAAAAAGAGATTACCCACGATCTGATTAAGCTCTTTGCTGCCTTAAACAAGCGCACAGTAGCTACAGGATTTAAATACCTGATTGTTTCTCCGCTGGAATCCAGAACTAAGTTTTATACTTTGATAGACCGGGAAATTAAGATCGCGAAATCCGGTAAACCAGCTTATCTTATTTTCAAAGTCAATAGTCTTGCCGATGAAGGGATCGTAGAGAAACTTTATGACGCAAGTAATGCAGGAGTGAAGATTAAACTGATTGTACGCGGTATTTGCTGCCTTGTTCCGGGAGTAAAAGACTTCAGTGAAAATATTACAGTCATCAGTATCATTGATAAGTTTCTGGAGCATGCACGTGTGTTCATTTTTGGGAATAACGGTAAAGAAGAAATGTTTCTTTCTTCAGGTGATTTAATGAGCCGGAATTTTGAACACCGTGTAGAAGTTGGCTTTCCGGTACTGGACGAAGACGTTAAACAAGAGATCAGGGATATTATAGATTTTCAGTTACAGGATAACGTGAAAGCCAGGGATATTACCCGGTTAAATAACAATAAATATCATAAAAACAGGCTTAGCACTAAGGTGAGGGCACAGGTTCAAACTTATAATTACTTAAAAAACAAACACCAGTAG
- a CDS encoding mechanosensitive ion channel family protein → MIEEKQRSTRKEFLMIIIKIIVLFMLAYFETYQPVIFTDFPFIALTAHAFMVFLGPSVAVSFLRLVVIYWYIKKHRFKSTIKDNFILGINRIVSILNTVFGVIAIMIWMGIQPLEFLTSITIVAAAIAVTFKDYITNMINGLIIMFSDRLSLGDHIRVNDNEGKILDITLINMILQNEDNDMVIIPNSVVFSSVIINQSKQNIKKLSIEFEMAIQFGYTPDFLEKHLYRAVDSFKDNIVSSGLTIKTLAIHKDIARFKAQVLLNNYDKLKEREIRRALNTAIIKLTVPKQELPGQA, encoded by the coding sequence ATGATAGAAGAAAAACAGCGGAGTACAAGAAAGGAATTTCTGATGATTATCATTAAGATTATCGTTCTCTTTATGCTGGCATATTTTGAGACTTATCAGCCAGTAATATTTACCGATTTCCCTTTTATAGCATTAACTGCACATGCATTTATGGTATTTCTCGGGCCAAGTGTTGCAGTCTCATTTCTCCGCCTGGTTGTCATTTACTGGTATATTAAGAAACATCGTTTTAAGTCTACGATCAAGGATAACTTTATTTTAGGCATTAACAGGATCGTTTCTATTCTCAATACCGTATTTGGGGTAATTGCAATCATGATCTGGATGGGTATTCAACCTCTTGAATTCTTAACCAGCATTACGATTGTTGCTGCTGCAATTGCAGTTACTTTTAAAGATTATATTACCAATATGATCAATGGACTGATCATTATGTTTTCAGACCGTTTATCATTAGGTGATCATATCCGTGTAAATGATAATGAAGGTAAAATACTGGACATCACTTTAATTAACATGATTCTTCAGAATGAAGATAATGATATGGTAATTATTCCAAACTCTGTGGTATTCAGCTCCGTTATTATCAACCAGTCCAAACAGAATATTAAGAAATTAAGTATAGAGTTTGAAATGGCAATACAATTTGGATATACCCCTGATTTCCTGGAAAAGCATTTATACCGGGCCGTGGATAGTTTTAAAGATAATATTGTGTCCAGTGGGCTGACGATCAAAACGCTGGCTATTCATAAAGATATTGCCAGATTTAAAGCGCAGGTATTATTGAATAACTATGATAAGCTCAAAGAAAGAGAAATCAGGAGAGCATTGAATACCGCGATTATCAAACTGACTGTTCCAAAGCAGGAGTTACCTGGTCAGGCTTAG
- a CDS encoding ABC transporter ATP-binding protein, giving the protein MLNVIDLNIQFFNQEDRSWQTAVNQISFKAERGRVLGIVGESGSGKSVTSFAIMRLHDLAYTKISGDILFNEISLLSLSDKEMNTYRGNKIAMIFQEPMTSLNPVFTCGDQVQEAIMLHQNLSKQAAKEKTNELFKEVQLPRPETIFDTYPHQLSGGQKQRVMIAMALSCNPEFLIADEPTTALDVTVQQTILQLLLKIKEQRNMGMIFISHDLAVISEIADDVAVMYKGTIVEQGSVEQLFKQPKHPYTKGLLACRPSPLYRLKKLPVVADFLKQGTDQPIAHLLAINSYTPQEIDSRRAVLYETAPLLEVKNICTWFPVSNGLFGSSKTVIKAVDDVSFKLYPGETLGLVGESGCGKTTLGRTILRLIEPSSGSISFDGQDITHLKKEKLRALRKDIQLIFQDPYSSLNSQLTVGNALMEPLQVHGVFNSNAERKAHVQHLLELVDLKPEHFNRYPHEFSGGQRQRIVIARALALQPKLIICDESVSALDVSVQAQVLNLLRRLQQDMGLTYIFISHDLAVVKHLSDRMIVMNKGKIEEEDFPEIIYEHPQTAYTQKLIAAIPGKLSLTR; this is encoded by the coding sequence ATGTTAAACGTAATTGATCTGAATATCCAGTTTTTTAATCAGGAAGACCGCTCCTGGCAAACCGCGGTTAACCAGATCAGCTTCAAGGCTGAAAGAGGACGGGTTTTAGGAATAGTCGGAGAATCAGGCTCTGGAAAGTCTGTGACCTCATTTGCCATCATGCGTTTACATGATCTGGCGTACACTAAAATTAGTGGAGACATTCTTTTCAATGAGATCAGCCTGCTCTCCTTATCCGATAAGGAAATGAATACCTACAGAGGTAATAAAATTGCAATGATTTTTCAGGAACCCATGACCTCGCTGAATCCTGTTTTCACTTGTGGCGATCAGGTTCAGGAAGCCATTATGCTGCATCAGAACCTCAGTAAACAAGCTGCAAAAGAAAAAACCAATGAACTTTTCAAAGAAGTGCAGCTGCCCCGCCCGGAAACTATCTTCGATACTTACCCGCATCAGCTTTCAGGAGGACAAAAACAAAGGGTAATGATTGCAATGGCTTTAAGTTGCAACCCTGAATTTCTGATTGCCGATGAACCAACCACAGCATTGGATGTAACGGTACAGCAAACAATTCTGCAATTACTGCTGAAGATCAAGGAACAACGGAATATGGGGATGATTTTCATCTCCCACGATCTGGCAGTGATCAGTGAAATTGCCGATGATGTAGCTGTGATGTACAAAGGAACAATTGTGGAGCAAGGTTCTGTGGAACAACTATTTAAACAACCAAAACACCCTTACACCAAAGGTTTGCTGGCCTGCAGGCCCTCTCCTTTATACCGCTTGAAAAAACTGCCGGTAGTAGCCGACTTTTTAAAACAAGGTACAGACCAGCCGATTGCTCATTTACTGGCTATAAACAGTTATACACCACAGGAAATTGACAGCAGAAGAGCAGTTTTATATGAAACGGCTCCCTTGCTTGAAGTAAAAAATATTTGCACCTGGTTTCCGGTCAGCAACGGATTATTCGGATCCTCTAAAACCGTAATCAAAGCCGTTGATGATGTTAGTTTTAAATTATATCCGGGAGAAACGCTGGGCCTGGTAGGCGAATCAGGTTGCGGTAAAACTACACTGGGCAGAACAATTCTCCGCCTGATAGAACCTTCTTCCGGATCAATTTCATTTGATGGACAAGACATTACACATTTAAAGAAGGAAAAACTCCGTGCATTGCGAAAAGATATACAACTCATTTTTCAGGACCCTTATTCTTCCTTAAATTCACAGCTTACTGTAGGAAATGCATTAATGGAACCTTTACAGGTTCATGGTGTATTTAACAGCAATGCTGAACGCAAAGCACATGTACAGCATTTACTGGAACTTGTAGATCTGAAACCTGAACATTTTAATCGATATCCGCATGAATTTTCAGGAGGTCAGCGGCAGCGTATAGTGATTGCACGCGCACTCGCGCTTCAGCCTAAACTCATTATATGTGATGAATCTGTCTCTGCACTGGATGTTTCCGTACAGGCTCAGGTCCTAAATTTACTCAGAAGATTACAGCAGGACATGGGCCTGACTTATATCTTTATTTCTCATGATCTGGCTGTTGTTAAACATTTGTCGGATAGAATGATTGTCATGAATAAAGGAAAAATAGAGGAAGAAGATTTTCCGGAGATTATATATGAACATCCGCAAACCGCTTACACGCAAAAACTAATTGCTGCGATACCAGGAAAACTAAGCCTGACCAGGTAA
- a CDS encoding 4'-phosphopantetheinyl transferase superfamily protein: MIGNDLVDLRQAAIESNWKRKGYLSKICTPEEQLLVAEAVQPDKMLWLIWTMKEAACKIVQRKTGIRSYEPLNFCCGSLNIGQTKASGMVSYFKDSFLIRSEVKSTFIHSVAVSAMVDFERLHLHYLKPGTGYKAAFNNSGLLYQLAGTPSGIPELTHQITGRKHAVSISHHGDYLAVIYSDSLLLTD, from the coding sequence ATGATAGGCAATGATCTGGTAGATCTCCGCCAGGCTGCCATAGAGAGTAACTGGAAGCGCAAAGGTTACCTGTCTAAAATCTGTACGCCTGAAGAACAGCTGCTCGTTGCGGAGGCTGTACAGCCCGATAAAATGTTATGGTTGATCTGGACGATGAAAGAAGCGGCCTGTAAAATTGTTCAGCGCAAAACAGGCATCAGAAGTTATGAACCTTTGAACTTTTGTTGCGGTTCGCTGAATATCGGGCAGACGAAGGCTTCAGGAATGGTCAGCTATTTTAAAGATAGTTTTCTGATCAGAAGTGAAGTCAAAAGCACATTCATCCATTCTGTTGCGGTGTCAGCGATGGTGGATTTTGAACGGCTCCATTTACACTATCTAAAGCCTGGTACTGGTTACAAGGCAGCATTTAATAATTCAGGTCTTCTTTATCAGCTGGCCGGTACTCCTTCAGGGATCCCGGAGTTAACCCATCAGATTACCGGCCGGAAGCATGCTGTTTCCATCAGTCACCATGGTGACTATCTGGCTGTTATTTATTCAGATTCTCTTCTATTAACAGATTAA